CAAAACAATGGCTTTTAATGttagatacatttttaaaaaaatgcatggAAACATCTGTGTAGACTTTACTACCTCACTTCTGTAATAACCCTTTCACAGCAAGAACCAAATGACTCAACATCATTAGACAGAGTAccaacataaataaatagaattaattaaataataaatctaCAGTTAATTCCACGCTGAACATGAATACCAAAATGAAATCGTTTTCTCTCACTGGGGCATTGCGTGGCACTGAATAGGACAATTTCATTGCACACCTATCCTCACGGGTCTTTTTCAGAGTTGGTTGATTCGGTCAAAACAACACTGAGCTGTATTCCGTGTCATACAAACCGGTTTCATTTGGTTGTCTTTGTCCACTTTGTTTGCACAGGAAGTTGTAGATGACTACACGTTTGAATGTGAGGTGGGCGGTCAAGCCCAGAGGACCAAAGTGTCCATCTTCCAGTCGATGGGAGACCCGCTGGTATATGGGAAGATCTACTGCGCTAAAGAACcaaaagcagaggaggacagCACAGACCTAAAACTCATACATCCCCCGTAAGGACAGTCTGTGAAACAAATTCTGTAAGAAATTACTGAATTTGAATTGCCACTCTGAACTCACTCATCTTCGtctcttttgtttcattcacagcttcctcatagGCTCAAAGATTGACGCAGACCGGTGAGTCACCAATTTTGCTTTTGTTGAGAAGCCAATCCTGTCAGTAGGCAGTTTTTTAGGGTGTGCTGCCGGAGAGCATGGTGCAAAATTTTGTGTTATGTCTGTGTCGTAGGTTTCTTACTCAGTACAAAGGAGTGTATGAGAGAGACGTCAAGTGTCAGGTCAAGATGTCCCATAACTCAGGCAGCGTGGGACAGGCGCCTCCCTCCCCCAGCAAAGATGAAGTAAGTGCAGTCTCGCTTAGAGGTAGGAAAGACATTGATGCTTCAGTTTTGTTGTAAATTCAGTTCACATGTGGGGCTGCATCTCACTTTtctgatatcttttttttattgatgaaaCTAAGATTAGAATTTTCCTCATACAATCAAACTTTTAGTTCATAGTTTAGTTataaaaacaatgtattttTAACTATATTGAGCATAATGAGCAGGATTGACTGTGCTGTTGTGATTTGCAGttggcacttttacttttgtgttcGTGTTGGGATGCACTGTGGCTAACAAACTGGTTTCATTGTCATCTGCAGGGTGATGGTATTTCTCCACTGGTCCAGACGTCTGTTCTGGGAAAAGGGGTGAAACTCCGACCCCCTCCCATAAAACTGCCTTCAGGAtcaggcagcagctcctcaggtACATCTGCTACTTCTGACAAAGATAAAGTGTCATAGAAAGAAGGGAATAAAAATGTCATTCCTTTGCTGGaatatttttaaattgaaatatcTAAATTCACACCTTCACTTGTGGTTTTAGTTTAAAGGAATTCTGGAAATTGTAGACAAGAGAGGTTGGTGGAAAAAGGGTGCAACCAAACCTTAAATGGCAACAAAATAAACTCTGGGCTGAGTCATACATcgttttttaaattaattctaGCAGCACAGACGTGTCAGAGGTGGGTTTTTTCCTTTTATGGCTAGTATTAAGACTGCCGGGTAATAGTGAGGTCAAGTGTTACGAGGGAAGGGTGGAGCCTGCAACATCTCTGGTCAAGGTGAGAGTGAAGCGAAGGGGCaaactgtattttctgtaaTCTTTGTTGTTTCAGTGGGGTGTTGAGCACAAATAACCAACTTAGACAAgactatatatatctatatctattcAACACTCCCTGTTTGTGATCATGAACAGGGTGCAGTAAACGTCTCATCCCCTCGTTTTTCATCAGGTAATCCATATAGTTCACAAACCACCAGTGGTCTACTCAAGTGTCCTACGCCCCCTCCAGCCAAAAGCCAGTCTCTGAACAGGAAGCACTCCATGGAGCTGGGCCAGGTGGGCCTGCTGTCGCCCGCCTCCCTCTCCCCGATGGGCTCCACGCAGAGTGAGTACAGCCGAGTCTGACTAACTGTTGGGCTGCTTGCTTTCATCAGTCACAGTTGTGAGAATGAGTTATACTGGAACGTCTTACATCAGCTCTTCTCAAGCCTCCCAAATTTTCCAGATCTGGAATTTATGAAAAAAGAACTTGACAAGGTTCTCAGTCTGCACAGGGATGCATGCAAAGAACTTTTCCCcataatattatatattctgACTAAAACCAGTTGCTAGTCAACTTGTCAGGGAAAAGAGCAAAGCGTCTCATAATTTAGATTTAACTTTTTAGCTTACAGGAAGATAAACCTCCATCAAGTAGTAGTAGCCATTGTAAATGTGCAGTGCCAAATACATAACCATCTAATCGAGCACAGATAATGAGTGTTATCATGAATCATGCTAGGTTCGTCTTTTTTCCTACAAAAATTCTGTCTTCGTAATTGTTTTATCTATTTTGACCCTTTTTCCCCCTTAAGGATCGGGAACCCCGAAGCCATCCACCCCTACACCCACCAACACGCCATGCTCGACACCGCACCCCGCCGactccctctctgctcctctctcggTGACCCCTACTCCTTCGGACCCTCCCATGGTTCAGAGCCAGTCGCAGCCTGCCCTCCTGACACCCTTCGCCCAGCAGCAGCTGGCTCTAAGCCAGCCTCTTCCTGTCATGACCATTCCCCTGCCCACCATGGGCACGTCCATCACCACAGGAACCACCTCGTCGCAGGTCATGGCCAACCCGGCAGGGCTCAATTTCATCAACGTGGTCAGCTCTGTCTGGTAAGACAGTAAATAGTCCCCGATGTCACACCTGTCACTTGTTAGTCACCGTCACCTCTCATGAGGatcctctgctgtttgtgtagCAGTCCTCAGACCTTGATGAGTGGCTCCAACCCCATGCTTGGTCCAGGCCTTAATCTGAGTGGAATCCTGCCACCTGGAGGGTTGATGCCCACCATGCAGTCAGCAGCACAGACTGGTGAGAGATCTCAATGCCACATTCCTAAagtatgtgtgtgaagcagGGTGAAGATTACCCTCCAAATGAACTCCCCATGTTCTTTTGCATCCAACCAACTGACATGTCCTCGAGCATAACGGTGAATTCCAGCTCTAGTAATGCTgaacctgacctctgacctctctgtagAGGGAGAAGCTCTCAGACCACATTTTACCAAACAGGATCCTACAGCACATTAAGCAATTTGAAGCCGACCATGAAGAAATGAGGATTTACTGTATCAGACAAGGACATTTTGAGAGGGTTGAACACACATTGGCTGCTCCAGGAAACAGCCTTTATATTCATTGTGACTTTATACTCATTATTTTAGCCCTGTGTAACATAGAGTGTGTCAGATGGCTTTACAAGCTCTGTGCAACAAAAAATGTCTGACCCAGCCCAacttaattatataaaataaagaattctggaaagaaaatgaaggaTAGAAACACAAGAGATTTACACTGTACAGATATAGTGCGATTAAATCAAATCCCTTATTAAAGTATCTTCATATCCAGTTAAAGAATTCCAGTGGGTCTGATGAAAATGTTCAGAGATGGTTTTATTtagaaagacacattttctaccTGTACTATTCTGTCTGTTGAATTTAACTGTGAATTGTGTTCCAGGGAGTCCTTTTGGCCTGAACAGCAACGCTGGCTTGAGACCACTGAACCTACTGCAGGTATGACTTTACCAGTTAGTCTGTAACTCTGTTAGTAGCATGCACCGGGTATTTGTTTGACATAGTGACAGTCCTGATCCTGCATCCATGTTACCACACCTGAACAGCGATGAGCTGTAACTGCACAGCTCAATTTCCTCACACTTCCCCCACAGCACCCTATTTCAAGTTGCCGTACCTCTGATATTCTGATAGCGGTAATGGTGTAGTTACCCTGTGTTGTTTGACCGCTCTGTTAATTCTCCCATGTCCCTCTGCTCTCCATTTTTTCTTACATGTGCATCATTCCGTTCCCTCTGCTTGTCCTCCCCCCATCTCCAACCCGTCCTTCATCCTTATCTCCCTTTCTGTTACTCCCCCACTTTTGTTTGTTGGTGCGTTTGTTTGTGTCACGTCTCCAGATTCCCACTGGCCCTCTCATCTTTAACtctcttcagcagcagcagctgtctcaGTTCTCCccacagcagagtcagtcagCCACCTCCAGCCCTCAACAGCAGGGGGACACGGTGAGACACGCAGTCACAtttgcatgcaaacacattagAGCCCTGCACGGGCCAAAAATTCCAGCCCAAGCCCAACAACATTTTCAGGCAATTTTTCATCTATTGCCTGACCGCACCAGTAGAAGTTTAAGCTCTCCCTGAAACGTGcgaacacatgcagacacacacacacacacacacacacactcctatgGGGTGCATTTATTACAATCATGCCCACAAATATTAACACCGATTGTCCATTAGAGAGAAGCATAAGCATGCAGTAGAGAATATAGCCAAGTGATCCAGCAgcaaataagtaaataaagatTTAGGATTCACCTGAAGCTTTTCCTGAAGCAGCAGGAACTTTTAGGAACTCTCCACTGCTCCAACCTCTTCCTATTGCTCTGCACGGTCAACTGAAGTTTTGAATTGTCATATATAATGCAGGTGAATAATGCATAATATTTATTATGTAGTCACTAGAACAATATTTCATACAGTCCCCTTTGTGTGCTCTCCTGCATGTACATGGGCACAGTGAAAGGAGAGGACTAAAATGAGCCCGAGTCCGACCTGAGTGGTGCCTATTAAAGTGGCTCTAGCCCTGCCAAATCAGCTCAGCATGTCGAGACCTGACAGGCTTGCagacctgtaacacacacagtcacatagaCCATATTAATATTGTTCTAAGATTCCTTGATACAGTAGTTTGAACAGCAACAATGCAATATTATAAATTGTGTGTAGATTAAATCTagaatttaaacattttagtttgATGATGTTTATGTTAGAAAGATATATATACATTTCCTAAGTAGTAAAAAGCATAGAAAGTTTTTTCATTGAGAAGCCAAAAGATATGTACTTACAAGACGCTGTTTATCCACAGTCAAAAAAAACGAGCGACCGAGCTAGTGGTGGAAGAAGAGTTCAGAGTAAAGTACTTAAACAGCACTGTTGTAAAtgcttagttacttttcaaCTCTGACGCTGGCTTGTTGTGATAATTGAgccaacaaaccaaacaaacaaaaactgggCTGTACGCTAGGGTGCCCAGAAGTCCAAGAGGACGTTCCTCCTAAAAAAGTGGTGGGGTGAGGATGTACagtccaacaggacaatgaccaaAGTGTATTGACACATACAACAAGGATTTGAAATTGCTCGGGTGACCCAATGGAAAATCTTTGGAACGGCTTTGTGACGGCTGTCAAGGCGCTTCTCATTGTACAAGAGCAGGTTTGAGCCAATCTGAAAGGAATGATTAGAGGAAAGCCAAGAACCCAGCAATGCTGAGGTGATAGTGACATATTCAAGAAAATGCTAGAGGAGAAGTTGTAACCACTGCCAAAACACCTCATAACCTCCTTAAGACTGGACCCTCAGATTAGAACGAGCAAAATCAGTGTCACCTTTTATTATAACTTGCTTTAAATTTGAACTTGTGTAAGCACCTTTAGTTTGCTTGTCTTGGGTAgattttgtatttctcttttgaCCTCAACGTCTTGTGCTACCTCCCACTTTTGTTGCAGGGTGACCAGGGCTCAGATCAAAGCATAGGAAACCAGCAGACAGCGGTCATCAACCTGGGAGGCTTCATGTCTCCACAGGCAGCAGGTatgacctacacacacacacacacgcacgcacacacacacagagagagacacaaatttctctaaaacatttctgttcagTCCTTTAACCTGTTTCAAAACAAACTGACATCATCAACTAGTACTAATAAAATACAATTGACTTAGAATTACTAATGTATTCATTATTGTAATTACTGTACAGTAGGTCTCATAGTCTGTAACTAAACATGATCATTTTACTGTAGTTAGCCATTGTTCCTCTCAGTGGAGCATGTTACAACTGACAGGAGAGACTCAACCTCCCCTTCTTCTCTGCtacattctctctttttttattttccctctgttgttttttgccCCCACCCCTATTTCTTTCCTTCCTGCACTATCTTCTTGTCCTCCTTCTCAACCTGCCCTGCTCACTCACACCTTTTCCACCGTATTCATGCTATTCGCCCATAATCCACTTCAAAACGTCCACGCACACGGTCCTGTGCGCCTGTGCTGTTGGCCTCCCTGCAAtgttccctctttttttttcctctcttctttcatttcctctctttcctgtgGTTATGCATCACTCCATCCTCTCCTTTAAACTTGTCGTTGTGTCCCCTCTGCCTGTATGtgcattttctctcttcatccttTACTCCGTtccttcctctgcttctctccctcttgccGGCACACCCTTCCCTCTGgggctccctctctccctcctaccCCCTTAGTGCTGTCCCAGTTGGGCTGTGGGCTGGACGGGTCTGGGCCCCCGCTGCCTTCTCCAaggcttcagcagcagcaccagccaCAGATCCAAGTAATACAGCAACTTTAACAtctatatacacatatacatgttTGTAGCTTCATCAGCCAACTCTCCATGCCTTTATTTAGCAGGCAGGCGTATGTTGTGCTACACTTAAGAAGAATTAGGCCATATCACTTTATGCTCTGTATTTAAGTCTAAAACAGAGAAGAttctttttatctttacataaaaaatttgttttttcatcagaCCTGGGTAAAATTTACATGGATTTCAGAAAGCAAACAAGTGTGGACTGTATGCCacagaatgaaaacacattttatgtccCCCAAGGAAGCTGAATTTTAaggactgaaaacatttggtaTAACTAACAATGTCAgactaattttattttaaattcaaatattttcttaaatttatCTACCAAATGAGTCGTTGTAGTTGAAACTGTTTAACCCCAGGTCTGATTTTCATCAAatttcattctctctttttttttttttttttttttttttcaaattattttcttattctgttGTAGGTCCACACCATTCACTCCATCTTGTGTTGTATGTTTGGTTAACATGTTGTTTGGCAAAGATCACAGCAGTCCCAGTACTCCCTGCCTCCCACACACCAGAGCTTGTGGCACTTCCAATGGCAGCAACTAACAGCGTGTCCAACTGGGAGGCATGTTCTTACAAAGCATTCAGCGACACGATCCGTGATATTGTCGTGGGGTATACATGCTATTGAAGTGTTGCTGACTGCATTATGACAGATTAGAGATGACAGGCTCTTACACTGTAAGCATGAATAGTAAGGCGTTAAAAGGTTGTTTTTGCCCAGTTGAAGTTGCTGACTTACTCCGAGCAGAGAGCACGGTTGCTAAGCTGCATGTCTGTTTTTGCCAGGGCCACAGCCAATAATTTGTGTCTCCAGAACGCCACTGGTGCTGCTTGACTGTATCCTGCCTCACTCCCCAACACACCCCAACTTGCCCCGAATCTATATCTcttccctcttctccctcccctctgcaACCCATTAACCactcttctgtgttttctccgCACACTCCTCTTGTATGTCGTACCAGGCTTTAGTTCAGCTTCACTAACCCATGCCACTTAAAGACGAATGACACGAAGCATTCTGCCGGCAATCTAACACATAATTTGATTCCAGTTTCAGTGAGGGAGTCTGCTCAACACGTGccagtgaatgtgttttttttttgtttttaaccgTGCTGCAGATGCTTACATACCTTAGATCCACTGACAAAAAGCATGCATTGTGCTACTTGTAGTAACGTACTTTTTCTTCTGCACCGGACAGTTGCAATTCTTGCAGCaccaaatgcagcagcagcaaatggCTAtgggagcagcagctcctcagggGGGAGCGCCACGGCAACATACCGCCAGCCAACCAAGAagtaagaggaagaggagcatgCCACAGCCCCTCCCTAAGTCATGACAGACTAAAATCACACTAAAAAC
This window of the Pempheris klunzingeri isolate RE-2024b chromosome 14, fPemKlu1.hap1, whole genome shotgun sequence genome carries:
- the supt20 gene encoding transcription factor SPT20 homolog isoform X1, translated to MQQVLEYALDRAEYVVESARQRPAKRRISSGGRKSLYQKLYELYMEECEKEPEIKNLRRNVNLLEKLVSQESVSCLVVNLYPGNEGYSLMLRGKNGSDSETIRLPYEEGELLEYLDAEELPPILVDLLEKSQVNIFHCGCVIVEVRDYRQSGNTKMPTYQSRHILLRPTMQTLICDVHAMTSDHHKWTQDDKLQLESQLILATAEPLCLDPSISVTCTANRLLYNKQKMNTRSMKRCFKRHSRATLNRQQELSHLPLPPQLRLYDYLQRRKERKPAPVIDLKISKIGNCVDMWKQSNCQLTVPKEIDVEKYAVVEKSLQLEDSQPTTVIWPAEEVVDDYTFECEVGGQAQRTKVSIFQSMGDPLVYGKIYCAKEPKAEEDSTDLKLIHPPFLIGSKIDADRFLTQYKGVYERDVKCQVKMSHNSGSVGQAPPSPSKDEGDGISPLVQTSVLGKGVKLRPPPIKLPSGSGSSSSGNPYSSQTTSGLLKCPTPPPAKSQSLNRKHSMELGQVGLLSPASLSPMGSTQRSGTPKPSTPTPTNTPCSTPHPADSLSAPLSVTPTPSDPPMVQSQSQPALLTPFAQQQLALSQPLPVMTIPLPTMGTSITTGTTSSQVMANPAGLNFINVVSSVCSPQTLMSGSNPMLGPGLNLSGILPPGGLMPTMQSAAQTGSPFGLNSNAGLRPLNLLQIPTGPLIFNSLQQQQLSQFSPQQSQSATSSPQQQGDTGDQGSDQSIGNQQTAVINLGGFMSPQAAVLSQLGCGLDGSGPPLPSPRLQQQHQPQIQLQFLQHQMQQQQMAMGAAAPQGGAPRQHTASQPRSKRKRSMPQPLPKS
- the supt20 gene encoding transcription factor SPT20 homolog isoform X3; translated protein: MQQVLEYALDRAEYVVESARQRPAKRRISSGGRKSLYQKLYELYMEECEKEPEIKNLRRNVNLLEKLVSQESVSCLVVNLYPGNEGYSLMLRGKNGSDSETIRLPYEEGELLEYLDAEELPPILVDLLEKSQVNIFHCGCVIVEVRDYRQSGNTKMPTYQSRHILLRPTMQTLICDVHAMTSDHHKWTQDDKLQLESQLILATAEPLCLDPSISVTCTANRLLYNKQKMNTRSMKRCFKRHSRATLNRQQELSHLPLPPQLRLYDYLQRRKERKPAPVIDLKISKIGNCVDMWKQSNCQLTVPKEIDVEKYAVVEKSLQLEDSQPTTVIWPAEEVVDDYTFECEVGGQAQRTKVSIFQSMGDPLVYGKIYCAKEPKAEEDSTDLKLIHPPFLIGSKIDADRFLTQYKGVYERDVKCQVKMSHNSGSVGQAPPSPSKDEGDGISPLVQTSVLGKGVKLRPPPIKLPSGSGSSSSGNPYSSQTTSGLLKCPTPPPAKSQSLNRKHSMELGQVGLLSPASLSPMGSTQRSGTPKPSTPTPTNTPCSTPHPADSLSAPLSVTPTPSDPPMVQSQSQPALLTPFAQQQLALSQPLPVMTIPLPTMGTSITTGTTSSQVMANPAGLNFINVVSSVCSPQTLMSGSNPMLGPGLNLSGILPPGGLMPTMQSAAQTGSPFGLNSNAGLRPLNLLQIPTGPLIFNSLQQQQLSQFSPQQSQSATSSPQQQGDTGDQGSDQSIGNQQTAVINLGGFMSPQAAVAILAAPNAAAANGYGSSSSSGGSATATYRQPTKK
- the supt20 gene encoding transcription factor SPT20 homolog isoform X2, which translates into the protein MQQVLEYALDRAEYVVESARQRPAKRRISSGGRKSLYQKLYELYMEECEKEPEIKNLRRNVNLLEKLVSQESVSCLVVNLYPGNEGYSLMLRGKNGSDSETIRLPYEEGELLEYLDAEELPPILVDLLEKSQVNIFHCGCVIVEVRDYRQSGNTKMPTYQSRHILLRPTMQTLICDVHAMTSDHHKWTQDDKLQLESQLILATAEPLCLDPSISVTCTANRLLYNKQKMNTRSMKRCFKRHSRATLNRQQELSHLPLPPQLRLYDYLQRRKERKPAPVIDLKISKIGNCVDMWKQSNCQLTVPKEIDVEKYAVVEKSLQLEDSQPTTVIWPAEEVVDDYTFECEVGGQAQRTKVSIFQSMGDPLVYGKIYCAKEPKAEEDSTDLKLIHPPFLIGSKIDADRFLTQYKGVYERDVKCQVKMSHNSGSVGQAPPSPSKDEGDGISPLVQTSVLGKGVKLRPPPIKLPSGSGSSSSGNPYSSQTTSGLLKCPTPPPAKSQSLNRKHSMELGQVGLLSPASLSPMGSTQRSGTPKPSTPTPTNTPCSTPHPADSLSAPLSVTPTPSDPPMVQSQSQPALLTPFAQQQLALSQPLPVMTIPLPTMGTSITTGTTSSQVMANPAGLNFINVVSSVCPQTLMSGSNPMLGPGLNLSGILPPGGLMPTMQSAAQTGSPFGLNSNAGLRPLNLLQIPTGPLIFNSLQQQQLSQFSPQQSQSATSSPQQQGDTGDQGSDQSIGNQQTAVINLGGFMSPQAAVLSQLGCGLDGSGPPLPSPRLQQQHQPQIQLQFLQHQMQQQQMAMGAAAPQGGAPRQHTASQPRSKRKRSMPQPLPKS